Genomic DNA from Methanofollis sp. W23:
CGAGAGCCAGCCTGCGATCCCTGCATATGCACTATGTCTTCCTGGGATAAGGAAGAGAATGAAGGAGACGAAGGCGGCGGTGAGGAGGAGTGCTTCCATCACTCATTATTTGCCGGCCCATATAATTAACCGTTCTCAAGGGGATCAAAATCTGATGTCTTCTGCTCCCTGTGCGGGATTGTCAGATATACAAGGCTTAATCAGGCATGGCTTCCCAATAAGTGATAGATGTTATTCTGCCCGAAGTGCAACAACCTGATGATTTCATCGGGTGGTCAGATGAAATGCCGTAGGTGCGGGTATGTTCAGGCGATCGAGAGCGAGGAAGATATGAAGATCACGGCCACTCGCATCGAGAAGGAGATCACCATCGTCGACGATGAGGAGAAGGCGCAGACTCTCCCGACGACCAATGTCCTGTGCCCTGAGTGTGGGAACACCCT
This window encodes:
- a CDS encoding transcription factor S, coding for MLFCPKCNNLMISSGGQMKCRRCGYVQAIESEEDMKITATRIEKEITIVDDEEKAQTLPTTNVLCPECGNTLAFWWLRQLRSADESEVRFFRCTKCGHTWREYD